The sequence gcctattcacccccgctctagtcgatataacgcactttcaatgccACATTATAATTAACGTATCTGCATCTATATTTTTAACATTGAATTACAGATTGGTCATCAAGTGGCTCAGGCTGTAGGGTGTAGGCATCAACGTACAAAGATCACGATAATAAGTAAACATACAGTCTGCATTGGGGCCGCATCATAAATATTTCTCTAATGTAGAACACTTGAGTGGAGTCTAGTTTTACAAGAACGAAGTGACCAAGGCAGTGTGCAATATTTGTGCAGAAAAACAAAGCCGAGTTTAGATGTAGTAGATGATTGATTacaaaacaacaaaagaataatATACATAAGCAAACCAGAAAAACGAAAAATAATGTCACATACTGCAAAATTTGGCAACTTGCAAAGTCACAAATCCGAGGCAATATTATTAATACTTGCCTTGTACTATAAACATAATAAAGTTCAACTGCAAACATCGAAAGATATAGATATGTACAAAGACACCAAAGAGCACCAAATTACCTATAGCATAAGAGTAAATCCTCTCACATATTTAAGAGCGGACTTCAGCCTGTAAGGACTTACTTATAGATGATGTTCTTCATCGAGGTCTGTAAGGACAGGGCAGGTCTTTTTCGCTTCTTAGATTTACCGCTTTGCTTCTTGgcattctccttctccttctccttctcaatGAGGATCTTTATATTTCTCTTTGTGGTGGCTCGAGACAATGCAACATAGAGTTGACCATGAGAGAACACCGGATTAGGTAGGTACACGCCAACAATCGGAATCGTCTGGCCTTGAGCCTTGTTAATCGTCATAGCAAAGCTAAGCCTTACAGGAAATTGCTTCCTCTTGAACTTGAATGGAAACATGTTGTTTTCAGACGGGCATAGGGGTATTCGAGGAAGGAATACCGTCCTACTTGCGTGTTGTCCGATCACGATTTCTGCATCAATGGCGTTCCTCTCGAAACCTCACACCACAAGCCTCGTCCTGTTACACAGACCATTAGCCGGATCAATGTTCCTCAGAAGTATGACAGGGCAGTTGAGCTTCAGTTTGAGTGCATGCGGAGGCAGACCGTTGGGAGTCAATCCATTTAGGAACTCGGGAGCGTAGTAGCCATACGGGTCGTCTTCTGCACTGTCAAAGCTATGGTAGATTACTTCTTCTCCCCGAAAACGCTCTACCATGCGTATGTTTATCTTGTCGACGTTGTCGTTCGTGGTGGAGAGGATTGCACGTGAAGTCATGTAATTCGGATCGGACTGGTTGTCATCTAGTCTCGGAAACACATGGTCAATCAGCTTCTCCAGGTCATCACCCTCACCTGTAGACAGCACACAAATATCTTCAGGGAGTCGTATGTTTCCTTGATCGTCAACTTCCTCAGTGCCATTGCCTACCCTTAGCAAGTAATCGGCAAACCAGGTGTCATTATGATCCCTCATGTTGGTGACGAGCCTTAGCTGGCGCATACCCGTCCAGAGGTGTGAACTTCGGAGGGTTGCATTGATTATCTAACCCGGGACCCCCTCCTGACGACGGGAAGCACCTGCCTGAAGTCCCCGCCAAACACAACAGTTTTTCCTCCAAAGGGTCGGTCTCGTCTTCCCATGATGTCGCGCATGCTGTTGTCCAGTGCCTCGACCGCCTGTCGCTTAGTCATGGTGGCCTCGTCCCATAGTATCAATGAGGCCATCCTCAGTAGCTTGGCGGTACCATTCTGCTTCGTGAAGGTGCATGAGGCGCCATCGTCGCAGCTCAACGGGATCTTGAACCTCGAGTGGGCAGTCCTGCCTCCAGGCATGATAGAAGCGGCGACGCCTAACGTCACGGTAGCGATAGCGATGTTTCCCTCGCTTCGAACCTTGGCGAGCAGCGCCCTGTACAGGAAGGTCTTCCCTGTACCTCCCGGGCCATCAACAAAGAACACACACCCATCACCGCATTCAACAGGAGCTAGTATCTCGTCGTATGCAGCCCTCTGCTCCAAGTTTAGCGACGAAGCCAATTTAGTGTCATTGATGTCAAAATCATCGTTGGATTCGTCGATCACTTCTCTGGCCTCGACCTCGGTTGGGTCGAAAGCATCGTCAATGCATGGAAGAGCGAAATCAGCTATGTCTTTGCCCATGGACTGCAACATACCCCTAATGTCAAGCAACACCATCTGTTCCACCCTAATCGGGCACGTGTGTGATCGCCGATAGTCATCAGACATAGACTCGAAGTGCCTATCCCATAAACCACGCACGTCGCCTAGCTCACAGTGCACCAAAATTGTTGCGAAGAGCCTCCTGAGCGAACATGGCATCGCCCACTGCTCTGCCTCGGTAAGACAGTTGTCGAGCGTGTTATCTGCCTCGATGAGTCCCAACCTTTCAGCAACCTCTCTAAAGCTCCCGCATAGCCTACCGTCCACGGTGAGCAGGTCCTCATAGGATGTCTTGCCAGCAACATGGTTTAGCAGCACACGCAGATAGTATCGCTCCCCCTCGGCAGGATTGGCAGACACAATTCGACCTATCTGATAACGCTCCACCCGCTCTTTCCAATACTTCTTACCCTTCTGCCATGTGAACCTTCCAGGAAAATCCTTGTACAATATATTCCTAGCCCATGGGTGGTTTTGGTTAGCTTTGAAATACTCTGTCAACATGGATTTGGAAGCATTCTCAGAGGCGACTACGTCGGTCAAGTGAGCTTGCTCATTGAATGCCACCCTATGCATATTCGGGAGATGAAGAGGCAACTGTAGGACAGGCGGGTCATTGGCACACAAGGGAAAGCCAAATATCCTCCACATCGCCTCTGGAGGAGTAACCCACCTCGCGTCTACGTATCTTTTGATCTCATCAATGTTACCATTGGCATCGGGCTGGTCGATGCTGAAAGAAGCCCTATCATGGCCCTTGTATATGTACTTGTAAAGGTATTTGACGGCCTTTATGCTGGAGAAAACCTCAACGTTGATGTGGCAATTGAACATCCGCAGAAGGTAAGGGTTATACGGCACAACCCATCTATTGTCCAACATTTTACCCCGGACCTTAGCCTGCCGACCATTATCTCGACGACGATAAACTGGGTATGAGTCCTTGCCCTGTGCCGTGTTCTCATTGAACGGCCGCGGGTATCTGCACTTGCACTCGTTCTGTTGCATGCACACATTTTTGGGGTTGAGAGCACCGCATGGTCCGTGCATCATATGTTTCACCACCAAGGCGTGGAGTTCAGGATACTTCTGCTTGTCTGGGAGCTCGGCAGAAATGAGTCGGTCGTACTGCTCCGGAACGACAAGCTTATAGGCAGAATCCATGATAACAAAAAGTGTGCGTGGGGGAGGCCCCTCTTCTGGAACTCGACTACGTATACATGTGCGACAACAACACCCAAGATATTCTTCTTGAACAACATCTCTTTCATAGCCTCTAGCTTGCCATGGAACACACGAGCCACAAGATCAGGTCGGTCTTGCGCTGTCTGACCAGGAAACAACTCATTCGTTATCTCTTCCCAGTTAATGTTGCAGGTCATGGTCAAGAAGATGCCAGGCTTCCCATAGGTATGGACAATTGCCATGGCATCCATATGCCTCCGCTTCATGTCGCGGTCGCCACCTGGGTACGTTCCAGGGAGCACTATCCTTACTCCAACAGCGCTTGCCCGGGTCTCCCCAGATGTAATTGCATCAACAACTCCTTTATACAGGTCGGCACGGATCTTTGTCTGGTTCTTTCTGTACCATTTCAACCTACAACTCTCAATCTTGATGTACATGTCCACCCCCCATTGCTGGAGCAATCGTGCTCCACAGAGTATGGGATTGAATATCCTAGGTCGTGTCTGGAGCATGTAACAGTAGTAGTCTCTCACCGAGACGTGTAACCTGCTATTCCCCTCTGCACATGGATGAGTAACACGGACATTAGAATTCATATGAGAAGTATACAATTCATCTGAACGACAGAATACGAATAAGGCTTACCtgcgtcctcatcatcatcatcatcatcatcatcatcatcatcatcatcatcatcatcatcatcacgttTACCTCTTGGTTGTTGCACAACCGGCCAAGGGACATCACGTTTAGGAAGTTTCGGGTGCCAACCGAGCTCCCCCCTTGGGTAGAAGAGTGGGTAAGAGAGCGGGTCATACGAGCAAGCCGTCACATGTATACTGTGCCTCTGGTTGTCATTCCCGCAAAGTGTAATCCTACGATCGAACCTCTTCGCTAGGTCAGTGCCCTCCACCCAAATCGCAGTGACCTCAGATGATAGAGGTCTATTATACTTTCGTTGGTCTAGTCTCTGGTCAGTGTTGAGGTCTATCCTATAATCATCGAGGTTGTCCCTGTGCGCACTCAAACTCCTAAACTGCTGGGAGTACGGGTTTTCCCTGAGTATGTCCACTAACTTTCTGACAACATCCTGGTCTAATTGCTCGGTGGCAGCCTTGCGATGGGTTAGGCCTGGGTCGTCGTCGTAGAAGTACAACTGTAGATGATCTGGACGTGACGTTGGCCCGAAGAAATGAATGTTGTGGTAGATGGTTCCATGCGCCCGGAACGTGTACACCCCAGACTTCATGTTTGTGTAGCTTTCATCAAGGCTGACTCCGAGGGTTGTGAAGGAGAGTGGCCATTGAAGAACCGTATGTTCTCCCGAAAATGCCTTGAGTCCGCATCCATGCTAGACCAAAGCCTCATTAGCTCCGGGATGGGCTCCGGTTGCTTCAGTTGGATCTGCCCACTGCGACAGCAGAATCCCGAGGCCTCGGACACAAACTTCTTGGCCTTGCAGTGATCGCAATTTGCGGCGTGCTTCAGGATGTGTGTGTGGTCTGGGAGGTTTGAGTAGACATAGTCCAATGGATCATGGTCGACATAGGTATTGTGACTTGAGTCTTCCAATTCGTCGTGCTCCATGTCATCAGCATCTGAGCCTGCAAACAATGTTTAAAATTAGTGTGATATTCCCAACGGGTGGATGTTGCTCAAGTGGGTGTACATACCTTCACCAGCAAACAGGTAATACTCATCGTCAAAGAGGCTGTCAGGGTTGACATTATCATTCATGAGACGACTAAGGTAAGCGTCCATGTCGTCTGCTCAGGTGCGAAACCAATAAATGAGGGTTCAGTCTCAAGGGACGCAAGGAGAGTAAGGATGGGAGTGTTACCTTCACTTCTGATCGTGTACTCCGGTGTGCTAGATGAGGTCGAGGCACCGTGTGCTTCCACTACGGTAGGTTGTCCACTTGAGCTCATTTCCGGTATGGAGATGGACCTGACGGTTGGGGTCTTCACCCTACCTGCAAACCTTTCATTACGCCGATCTAGTAGAGCATTCCTCTCACCACGTGGTACCTTCTGTGATGTTTTTTGCTTGCCAATTTTCTCCTGACGCTTCTTCGCCGCCATACTTCCCTTGCAAGCTCGCTCTCTTGTCCTATGCCGAGCTCTGGACTCATGATTCTGCTCGTCCGCTCCGTTATCCGCTATTGTTACCGGATCACTGGTTAGCTGGTCGACACTTTTTAGGTCATCATCGATTTTGATTGGGTCATCATCTACAGCCCCGTCACCGAAGGTTCTACTTAGGTAGGCACCTGCAACATTTTTGAGTTGTCATAAACAACTGTTGAATGTTTACAAAATGAAAGCTGGTTCATGATGGGATAAGTACCATCGGTTTTCGGTGTTTCGAATGTATGTGGGGCTCTTGGTGACAGCAGGAACATGATCAATTTGTTCACCATGGGATTGTTGCCTAGGATCCAATATGAGGATACTATCGTCCAGCGTACTGGTACAGTAGGCGGCTGCACCGATACGGAGCAAGTAAATATTTGTTTAATGCATACGAACATAAGGTGTGGAGTACACAGGCGAGGAATACCGTAAGATTTGAAGGTGTAACCTCATGTGCTCGCCGTAGCTGAGGTTGCTAAATCAGGACGAGGCATCGCAATGGATTCAGCACACGGGGTGTTCCGGATAGCTTTCTCTCGCTGTCGGCGCTGAGCACTAATCTCCCCTTTCTGCTCTGGTGTTAAGCTATCACGATGTTTCTGAGCCGTTTCCCGTCTTTGCGTGTTTATTTGTTCCTTCTTCTCGTAAGCGGCTCGCCTCTTTGCGTTTATGATATCTAATGTGTTTGTGTCCTTTGGTGTCTTCATCTCGTAAGCTGCTCGTCTTTGTGTGTTCAACTTATCCTTTTGTTCTTGGTACCCTTCCTCTTCTATTTTCTTTTTATAAGTTGCTCGTCTCCGTGCGTTTATGACATCATTTTTTCCGTTGATAATGTCCCTTTACGTTGGCCCTCACAGCCCCTTATAGCTGGACCTGTTGTTGTAGGTCTATACACATTAGCATCCGAACCAGAACAATCAAGTTCAAAGCTCTCATGGTTGACTGGAGGTACaaaagtaatactccctccgtcccaaaataagtgactcaactttgtacttatTTCTGTTTCGATGTTTGTAGAAAATCAAAGGAGGTGTGAGTTCGAAAGTAATACCTGGACTACCTATGGGGAGTTCTATGGTTGACACAGAGGGGATTGTTGTTTCATGTATAATCAGGCCTCTCAATCCTTGTGGGTCAGCTGCAATGGCTTGCGAAAGGGATTGTTCAAATTATTCAAAATTCAATATGAAAGGCATTTAAAGATTGTCTCAGAGTTATACCTAGACTCCCTTTGGGTAGTTCAATGGTTGAGGGTGATGGGGTTGGTGCTTTGTGAATAAATAGTCCGCTTGATGGTTGTGGGTCAGATCGGTTGTCTTGCGAAAGGGACTTTGCTAATTAGTAAGAAACAACATTGAAGGTGAATTACTAAAAACATTACACAAATTCCATATACCTGGACCCTCTTTGGGGAGTATATTAACATTGGTGTCTTCACCAAGAGCGTGTCGGAGGCCATCTGTCGCATCCATCTGTCGCTGTCGGTCTTCCTGTTGTTTCTTCTTCTGATAAGATTCTCGTCTCTTTGTGTTCAACTTATCCTTTTGTTCTTGGTACCCttgctcttcttttttcttcttataaGTTGCTCTTCTCCGTGCGTTGATGACATCCCTTTCTTCCTTTGATAAGGTCCCTTTACGTTGGCCAGCacggcccctcgtagctccatctgTTGTTGTAGGTATACACACATTAGCATCTGATTTTGAACAGTAATAGTATTTATGGATAAAATCATGCACCATCAGGGTTGCGATATATTAATTATATACCAAACCAGATGATTCGCAACAATCCCCTCTGATGGATTAAATTTACCGCTTCATTATATTTAGAAATTGGAAGGAGGTGTGAGTTCGGAAGCTATACCTGGACTACCTTTGTGGTTTTCTATGGTTGACGCAGAGGGGATTGGTGCTTCATGTATAATCAGGCTGCTCGATGGTCGTGGGTCAGATGCAACGGCTTGCGAAAGGGATTGTTCAAATTAGTAATCACCAATATCGAAGGCATTTAAATATTACGATGAGTTATACCTGGACTCCCTTTCGGGAGTTCTATGGTCAAGGGAGACGGGACATCTGCTTCACGAATAAACAAGCCGCTCGATGGTTGTGGGCCAGCTCCAATGGCTTGCGGAAGGGATTGTTCAGATTAGTAATTTAACAATCACCAAATACCAATCAATTATCAATTCAATATACCTGGACCCTCTTTGGGGAGTCTATCAACATTGGTGATATCACCAAGAGGTTGTCGGAGCCCATTTGTCGCCTCCATTTGTCGCTGTCGGTGTTGCTTAGCAAGATTCACCCTTTCCGAACGAGAACCAAACGGGGTCAAGTCGTTTGAGGACATCACTGTCATAAACAATTGTCATTGGCAAAGCAGATCAATAAGTACCGTATACTATATTTAACGCACTTTAATCTACATTGAACAGAAGTAAAGTAAGTTCTTGGCATGTTTGGTACAATAATGCTTCTCTTCAGTTTTTGTGCCCAATAACCAACATTGTCATGTAATGCATTGCTTGCTACAGGTTCCGTAAAATGGCAGCGGGTAGAGTTCTTGTCCTGCACAAAGGAAGGTAACTAACCTTCTTGTATTATCTTTATATCTGCATGATTTTGGTGGAAGCAACAGAACAATTTGAAATGCATTGAGTTGTGCAATGGATTAACTACTTTGGTTCAAGTTTTCTTCTTCCTAGGCTGGTCGAGAttaagaaaagcaaaaaaaaaaaaaaaataggAGAGTAGATGAAACCACACAGAAAAGCATAGAGTCAGGGGACAACATGAAAATGTTGCTTTGGCCTGGCAGCATCATCTCGTCCTCCATTTGTAGTATTTTTTCTCGGACACAAATCTTATTTCTCATACGCCACTGACAAGACAAACTTGCTTGGAGTTTTGGCTCCAGGGAGCATATACTCCCTGGTGAACAGTAAATAGAAAACAAAATCCTGAAGATGGATCTTGTTTTGTAAACACAATAAATTTTCAAAATCCTGAAGCTTTTCTATAGACCTTCATGTTAGTATAACAAGCGTGCTTGCCAATTATCTCGGTCTACTCCTTGCTCTTGCTTTGGTGTTATCTGTCTATTTCTCTCCATACAGTTTCACCCTGACATGAAAAGCTAGTTCTTATTATCCATGTCATTTATTTTTGTATGCATTGGTAACGCTCATATGTATATATGTGCTAATCAAATATTTGGATTTTGAACCACCAGACCATTCAAATAAATGTATGGACTCTCACCTAAATATAACTAAATGGCAGGGATAGTTCCATCAGTACATGCTTGAGGAACACTATGTTTGACAACCAAGATAGGTTTGTGCCAAGTACTGATTTGTGAAAAGTATATATACAAACTGAAGATAGTTCCATCAGTATATATAGAAACTAAAGATAGTCAACTAAGTGCATATAAGTGCATACTGGATTCCATATCAATTATGTACCACAGTTATTTTAACAAGCTCTTGATAATTAAAAAAAGGAACACTATGGAGCTAATCTGAAACCGCACAATCATATTCGTGCTGCATTTATTCTGATAGCGTTGCTTGTTGAATAGAAATCATGTATATATCAAATTATCCTCCTTAGCCATGTTCTTGGTACAGGTTACTTCGGTAGAACGTCAGAAAAATTATAGCCGGGGTTAGGATACCTCTCGAGAAGCAGTAAGTTTTCGAAAGGGTTGAATGTATACATATGTCAAGCCTTGCTATGCATTGGTTGTATACTTAAAGCAGTTTAATCTAATACTTTGAACAGGTATATGCCTCGCTAGCACACAAGAACAGTCAGGACCATGTACGAATCGGACGAACAGTTGGGGCTATGTCACACCACCAATCGAACAGTTGTATAGTTAACCCAGTCTCTTCCCGCATTAGTTTAACCAGAAGCGAACTGTGTACAGGTTACTAACCTGTGTCTCGCTCGCAGCCGCGCCGGGACCTGTGTCTCGCTCGCAGCCGCGCCGGCACCCGTGGATCGCTGGAAGCCTCGCCGGCACCCGTGTCTCACTGGCAGCCGCGCCGGCACCGGGGGCAAAGTTTGAAGAAACAGGCCTCACACACCTGATCCGACGGCAAACTTTGAAGAAACAGTTCAAATCCACATGATCCAAATGCAAACCTGGAAGAGTGGAGAATCAGGCCTTGACTGCCCCGCTCGAAAGATGGGATTTGAAAATTATTTGTTGTATATGGAAAGAGAAAAA comes from Triticum aestivum cultivar Chinese Spring chromosome 5B, IWGSC CS RefSeq v2.1, whole genome shotgun sequence and encodes:
- the LOC123114712 gene encoding uncharacterized protein, whose amino-acid sequence is MDAYLSRLMNDNVNPDSLFDDEYYLFAGEGSDADDMEHDELEDSSHNTYVDHDPLDYVYSNLPDHTHILKHAANCDHCKAKKFVSEASGFCCRSGQIQLKQPEPIPELMRLWSSMDADSRHFRENIRFFNGHSPSQPSESALMKATQT